A window of Aricia agestis chromosome 3, ilAriAges1.1, whole genome shotgun sequence contains these coding sequences:
- the LOC121725557 gene encoding grpE protein homolog, mitochondrial, with protein sequence MASIKVSSMSRLTRFIVDPSFRNLRSNFYRGSVRTYSAEKPAESQSEKQLPANIEECHKQIELLTTEVGNLKEQLKDYEDKYKRALADGENVRRRMLKQVEDAKSFAIQSFCKDLLDVADTLSAAAESVPEEGAEGEGAGAALRSLRDGVRLTRAQLTQVFNRHGLVAVSPLREKFDPNLHEALFQQEVEGAKPGTVVAVSKVGYKLHERCVRPALVGVAKGDS encoded by the exons ATGGCCTCAATTAAAGTTAGTTCCATGAGCCGGTTAACGAGATTTATCGTGGATCCGAGTTTCAGAAACCTACGGTCAAATTTTTATCG AGGGTCAGTGCGTACTTATAGTGCAGAGAAGCCAGCGGAAAGCCAATCAGAGAAACAGTTGCCTGCTAATATAGAGGAATGTCACAAGCAGATTGAGCTGCTAACTACTGAAGTTGGAAACCTAAAAGAACAACTCAAAGATTATGAA GACAAATATAAGAGAGCTTTAGCTGATGGTGAAAATGTGAGAAGACGGATGTTGAAACAGGTGGAGGACGCCAAATCCTTTGCAATACAGAGTTTTTGTAAAGACTTGTTAGAT GTGGCAGATACATTATCTGCGGCGGCGGAGAGTGTTCCGGAGGAGGGTGCAGAGGGTGAGGGGGCCGGTGCAGCGCTCCGCTCCCTGAGGGATGGTGTTCGTCTCACTCGCGCTCAACTTACGCAG GTGTTCAACAGGCATGGTTTGGTTGCAGTTTCTCCCTTAAGAGAAAAATTTGACCCAAATCTTCACGAGGCGCTATTTCAacag GAAGTGGAGGGAGCAAAGCCTGGAACGGTTGTAGCAGTAAGCAAAGTTGGCTACAAGCTGCACGAGCGGTGCGTGAGACCAGCGCTAGTCGGAGTCGCCAAGGGAGACTCCTAG